Proteins encoded in a region of the Dreissena polymorpha isolate Duluth1 chromosome 6, UMN_Dpol_1.0, whole genome shotgun sequence genome:
- the LOC127835615 gene encoding uncharacterized protein LOC127835615, with the protein MVIMDREDYVKKLKCEMSDSETYVAVTDDITRILKYKVKKVADTLYKKGSIDSDLKRYLTSGGGTSGKLQGNMKRHKPGMPLRTIVNGRNHPTEKMAEIVENELRDHVTSLPSVPREEARAAVIEALNRRVQPEVPTNDIITMMDTVLNNNTISFNGDHYMQNEGTAIGSHLGMNYASTYMGAWETELFSKSNKHPIAYFRFVDDVWSLWTHGLEALKTIHAVANEIHPRIQLELRYSTKQLEFLDTMTSIRRGRLVSDLYTKPTDRHLYLHMDSSHTESTKKAIPCGLGVRLKRICSEETDYKKHRDEMKEQLQKRGYNGRFVETEL; encoded by the exons ATGGTGATAATGGACAGGGAAGACTATGTCAAGAAGCTGAAGTGTGAAATGTCGGACAGTGAGACATACGTCGCGGTGACGGATGATATAACAAGGATTTTGAAATACAAAGTGAAAAAAGTGGCCGATACCCTATACAAGAAGGGGTCGATCGACAGTGACCTTAAAAGGTATCTCACCAGCGGCGGTGGAACTTCCGGTAAGCTTCAGGGCAACATGAAGCGTCATAAACCTGGGATGCCTCTCCGCACTATTGTAAATGGCCGCAATCACCCGACAGAGAAAATGGCGGAAATAGTGGAGAATGAATTGCGCGatcatgtgacgtcacttccgtc CGTACCAAGAGAAGAAGCCCGTGCTGCAGTAATTGAAGCTCTCAATCGGCGAGTGCAACCGGAAGTACCAACCAACGACATAATCACAATGATGGACACTGTTctaaataacaacaccatttcaTTCAATGGAGACCACTACATGCAAAATGAAGGAACTGCTATAGGATCGCACTTAGGAATGAATTACGCATCGACCTACATGGGAGCCTGGGAGACagagttattttcaaaatcaaataagCATCCAATAGCCTACTTCCGGTTTGTTGATGATGTTTGGAGCTTGTGGACACATGGTTTGGAGGCACTAAAGACAATCCATGCGGTTGCAAATGAAATCCATCCACGAATACAGCTAGAGCTCCGCTACTCAACAAAGCAGCTCGAATTCCTAGACACCATGACGTCTATTCGAAGAGGAAGGCTGGTTTCAGACCTATATACCAAACCAACAGATCGGCACCTCTACCTGCACATGGACTCGTCGCATACCGAGTCTACGAAGAAGGCCATTCCGTGCGGCCTAGGTGTGAGGCTGAAAAGAATATGTTCGGAAGAGACGGACTACAAAAAACACAGAGATGAGATGAAAGAGCAACTACAGAAGCGAGGATACAATGGCCGATTCGTCGAGACAGAGCTGTAG